Proteins encoded in a region of the Methanobrevibacter millerae genome:
- a CDS encoding UbiA family prenyltransferase, with protein sequence MNPYIEILRPGNVIMAMIAIILVAIVAHSISIPIILAMLAVFFEISAGNVINDYFDYKIDLINKPERPIPSGRIGLKTARNYAYILFLCGTICGFLISYLTNNWIPFIIVLCADIILYIYAYKLKSTPLIGNLTVGFMTGLCFAFGGFSIGTPQMIYTSIFLGFFAFVMTTAREITKDIEDIEGDKAEGAKTFPILYGTKISAIITFILIILDCVLCPLLYFQHIFSILYLIIISIAVILFIYAGILLIRNQNTETASKVSKYLKIGMLIAFVSFAIGSF encoded by the coding sequence ATGAATCCATATATAGAAATACTTAGGCCAGGAAATGTGATAATGGCAATGATTGCCATCATACTTGTAGCTATAGTAGCACATTCAATTTCCATACCAATAATACTTGCAATGTTAGCAGTATTTTTTGAAATAAGTGCTGGAAATGTGATTAACGATTATTTCGATTATAAAATTGATTTGATTAATAAACCAGAAAGACCCATACCCTCAGGAAGAATAGGTCTTAAAACTGCTAGAAACTATGCATATATATTGTTTTTATGTGGAACAATATGTGGATTTTTAATTAGCTATCTAACCAATAACTGGATTCCATTTATCATTGTTCTGTGTGCAGACATTATACTTTACATATACGCTTACAAACTCAAGTCTACACCGTTAATAGGTAATTTAACTGTTGGATTTATGACCGGATTGTGCTTTGCATTCGGTGGATTTTCTATAGGCACACCACAAATGATTTATACTTCAATATTTTTAGGATTCTTTGCATTTGTAATGACTACTGCCCGTGAAATAACAAAAGACATTGAAGATATTGAAGGAGACAAAGCAGAAGGTGCTAAAACTTTTCCAATACTTTACGGAACTAAAATATCTGCGATAATAACATTTATCTTAATTATCCTGGATTGTGTTTTATGCCCATTACTATACTTCCAGCACATATTCAGCATATTGTACTTAATCATAATATCCATTGCAGTTATACTCTTCATTTATGCTGGAATATTACTTATTAGAAATCAGAACACAGAAACTGCATCCAAAGTTTCAAAATATTTAAAAATTGGAATGCTGATTGCATTTGTTTCATTTGCAATAGGATCATTTTAA
- a CDS encoding inositol-3-phosphate synthase, protein MNKIKIAIVGIGNCASSLIQGIHYYDGKNPEDAIGLMHWDIGGYKPSDIEVVAAFDVDERKVGKTIDEAIFAKPNCTTVFQKDIPKYDAKVSMGHVLDGVAEHMSNYDDEYTFVVSDEDPVDVVEVLKESGAEILVNYLPVGSEKAARYYAQCALDAGVAYVNCMPVFIVSDDEWDAKFREKGIPIVGDDIKAQIGATITHRTLASLFMDRGVKLDKTYQINTGGNTDFLNMLNRDRLDSKKESKTEAVQSVLKERMEDRDIHIGPSDYVPWQNDNKLCFLRMEGRTFGDVPMNIELRLSVEDSPNSAGCVIDAVRCCKIGLERGIGGQLTSISSYTMKHPPIQYTDDEAYNNVEKFISGDLER, encoded by the coding sequence TTGAACAAGATTAAAATAGCAATTGTTGGAATAGGTAACTGTGCAAGTTCACTTATTCAAGGAATTCATTATTATGATGGAAAAAACCCTGAAGATGCAATAGGATTAATGCATTGGGATATTGGTGGTTATAAACCTAGTGATATAGAGGTTGTAGCTGCTTTTGATGTTGATGAAAGGAAAGTTGGAAAAACTATTGATGAAGCAATATTTGCCAAACCAAACTGTACAACCGTTTTCCAAAAAGATATTCCAAAATATGATGCAAAAGTAAGCATGGGTCATGTTTTAGATGGTGTTGCAGAACATATGTCTAATTATGATGATGAATATACTTTTGTCGTAAGTGATGAAGATCCTGTTGATGTTGTTGAAGTTTTAAAAGAAAGCGGTGCTGAAATTCTTGTAAACTATTTGCCTGTCGGATCTGAAAAGGCTGCGAGATATTATGCACAATGCGCTTTGGATGCAGGTGTCGCTTATGTAAACTGCATGCCAGTATTCATTGTAAGTGATGATGAATGGGATGCTAAATTTAGAGAAAAAGGAATACCTATTGTTGGAGACGATATCAAAGCTCAAATTGGTGCTACTATCACTCATAGAACACTAGCTAGTTTATTTATGGATAGGGGTGTAAAGTTAGATAAGACCTATCAAATTAATACTGGTGGTAACACTGATTTTCTTAATATGCTCAATAGGGACAGATTGGATTCTAAAAAAGAATCAAAAACTGAAGCTGTCCAATCCGTTTTAAAAGAAAGAATGGAAGATAGGGATATTCATATTGGACCTAGTGACTATGTCCCATGGCAAAATGATAATAAATTATGTTTCCTCAGAATGGAAGGACGTACCTTTGGGGATGTTCCAATGAACATTGAACTCAGATTAAGTGTTGAAGACTCACCTAACTCTGCTGGCTGTGTAATTGATGCAGTCAGATGTTGTAAAATTGGTTTAGAAAGAGGTATTGGTGGACAATTAACTTCTATTTCTTCTTACACTATGAAACATCCTCCAATTCAATACACTGATGATGAAGCATATAATAATGTTGAAAAATTCATTTCTGGCGATTTAGAAAGATAA